One genomic region from Candidatus Chlorobium masyuteum encodes:
- the prmA gene encoding 50S ribosomal protein L11 methyltransferase: MPNTGIQNYIELAFIVNPSLHELYIGLLAAEGIAYFQEEDERLLAYLPEAEWTDEKEQTMIAFLQERLGTIPAYTATFMADRNWNAEWEANLQPIEISDRFLIVQKNKDISPKPDQIVIEINPKMSFGTGYHATTRLMLRQMEQLDLQDKKMMDIGTGTGVLAIAARKLGNNLPILAFDNSSWSAENAIENVEQNSAADIQIALLDAEEDLIVNLKKGYDLILANINKNVIDRILPAIRKYSPEAMVLLSGILVYDEPWLKKLLKRLDYENVQTIYEDEWLSSLVRPLSRPTR; the protein is encoded by the coding sequence ATGCCCAACACAGGAATACAGAACTATATCGAACTGGCTTTTATAGTAAACCCCTCCCTGCATGAACTCTATATCGGCCTGCTTGCCGCTGAAGGCATAGCGTATTTTCAGGAGGAGGACGAACGGCTTCTGGCCTATCTGCCGGAAGCGGAGTGGACCGATGAGAAAGAGCAGACAATGATCGCTTTTCTGCAAGAGCGGCTGGGAACTATTCCTGCCTATACTGCCACCTTTATGGCTGACCGGAACTGGAATGCCGAATGGGAAGCCAACCTGCAACCTATCGAGATATCCGACCGCTTTCTGATTGTCCAGAAAAACAAGGATATCAGCCCTAAACCCGATCAGATTGTCATTGAGATCAATCCGAAAATGTCATTCGGGACCGGCTACCATGCCACAACCCGCCTGATGCTTCGCCAGATGGAGCAGCTTGATTTGCAGGACAAGAAAATGATGGATATCGGTACCGGCACCGGAGTACTTGCCATTGCAGCCCGCAAACTCGGCAACAATCTGCCGATCCTTGCCTTCGACAATAGCTCCTGGTCGGCGGAAAATGCCATCGAGAATGTTGAACAGAACAGTGCTGCGGATATTCAAATTGCACTCCTTGATGCAGAAGAGGATCTTATTGTGAATCTCAAAAAGGGATATGACCTGATTCTGGCGAATATCAATAAAAATGTAATCGACCGGATTCTGCCCGCCATAAGAAAGTACTCACCGGAAGCCATGGTACTGCTCTCCGGTATTCTGGTCTATGACGAACCGTGGCTGAAAAAGCTTCTGAAGCGGCTCGACTATGAAAATGTTCAAACCATCTACGAAGATGAATGGCTCTCAAGCCTTGTCCGCCCGCTATCCCGTCCAACTCGTTAG
- a CDS encoding C40 family peptidase, with translation MAEGRGSAEICRLPLKVPERSIDRLFSSLDDAMGTAYRSGGSTPDGFDCSGLVSYLYKQNFRMLLPRTAGEQALLGPLVEKKALRPGDLLFFSIGGGRIDHVGISIGKNSFAHAARRGVMISSLTESYYLRHYVCAARIITPD, from the coding sequence ATGGCGGAAGGAAGAGGCTCAGCCGAGATCTGCCGTCTGCCGTTAAAGGTGCCGGAACGATCCATCGACCGGCTCTTTTCATCCCTTGACGACGCCATGGGAACAGCTTATCGTTCAGGGGGATCGACTCCGGATGGATTCGACTGTTCCGGCCTGGTGAGCTATCTCTACAAACAGAACTTCAGGATGCTGCTCCCCAGAACTGCCGGAGAGCAGGCCTTGCTCGGCCCCCTGGTGGAGAAAAAAGCGCTTCGTCCGGGTGATCTTCTGTTTTTCAGTATCGGCGGAGGACGCATCGACCATGTAGGGATCAGTATAGGCAAAAACAGCTTTGCGCATGCGGCAAGGCGTGGCGTCATGATCAGCAGCCTCACCGAAAGCTACTACCTTCGTCACTATGTCTGTGCCGCCCGGATTATAACGCCGGACTGA
- the lysC gene encoding lysine-sensitive aspartokinase 3 produces MAVMKFGGTSVGTAGAMQQAISLVAREAGKGAPLVVLSACSGITNKLVQIADAAGRSDLEEAMRLAGEVRRFHLNLIDELIKSDELKKELADSVEQFSARLEMLVKGVDIVGELTERSRDMFCSFGELFSTTVFAAAMKDQGLNAEWVDVRKVMITDDNFGFARPLNDLCEANVSLMIAPLLEKGTTVITQGYIGSTKDGRTTTLGRGGSDFSAALLGSWLNDNAIQIWTDVDGVMTCDPRLVPEARSIRVMTFSEAAELAYLGAKVLHPDTIAPAVQKNIPVYVLNSWHPDAKGTLITNDPERLSGKSYDGLVKSIAVKKGQCIINMRSNRMFGRHGFMNELFGAFARFGVSVEMISTSEVSVSLTVDEKSFSEELIQHLNSFGEVDIEHNVATVSVVGDNLRLSRGVAGRIFNALKDVNLRMISQGASEINVGFVVQESEVVTAVRNLHREFFSGPEDAGIFETPAGTP; encoded by the coding sequence ATGGCGGTGATGAAATTCGGAGGGACCTCGGTTGGAACTGCCGGTGCGATGCAGCAGGCAATTTCACTGGTTGCCAGGGAAGCAGGGAAGGGGGCGCCTCTTGTTGTGCTCAGTGCATGCAGCGGTATAACCAATAAACTGGTGCAGATTGCCGATGCTGCCGGACGCAGCGATCTCGAAGAGGCAATGCGTCTTGCCGGAGAGGTTCGCAGGTTTCACCTCAATCTGATTGACGAGCTGATCAAGAGTGATGAGTTGAAAAAAGAGTTGGCCGACTCTGTTGAACAGTTTTCAGCCCGCCTTGAAATGCTGGTCAAGGGTGTAGATATAGTCGGTGAACTGACCGAGCGCTCCAGGGACATGTTCTGCTCTTTCGGTGAACTCTTTTCGACCACGGTGTTTGCCGCCGCAATGAAGGATCAGGGATTAAACGCTGAATGGGTCGATGTCCGCAAGGTGATGATTACCGATGATAATTTTGGCTTTGCCCGCCCGCTCAATGACCTCTGCGAAGCAAATGTCTCGCTCATGATCGCACCGCTCCTTGAAAAGGGCACCACGGTCATTACCCAGGGCTATATTGGATCGACAAAAGACGGCAGGACAACGACACTCGGCAGGGGCGGTTCCGACTTTTCAGCCGCCCTGCTCGGATCCTGGCTCAATGACAACGCCATTCAGATCTGGACCGATGTTGACGGTGTCATGACCTGCGATCCGCGCCTTGTGCCCGAAGCACGGAGCATCCGGGTCATGACCTTTTCCGAAGCGGCGGAGCTTGCCTATCTCGGCGCCAAGGTGCTGCATCCCGATACCATCGCGCCCGCTGTGCAGAAAAATATTCCGGTCTATGTGCTCAACTCCTGGCATCCGGATGCCAAGGGAACGCTTATTACCAATGATCCTGAACGGCTTTCAGGCAAAAGCTACGATGGTCTTGTCAAGTCCATTGCGGTTAAAAAGGGACAGTGCATCATCAACATGCGTTCAAACCGGATGTTCGGTCGTCACGGCTTTATGAATGAACTGTTCGGTGCTTTCGCCCGTTTCGGTGTATCGGTGGAGATGATCTCCACCAGTGAGGTTTCCGTATCGCTGACCGTTGATGAAAAAAGTTTCAGTGAGGAGCTGATCCAGCATCTGAACAGCTTCGGCGAAGTTGATATCGAGCACAATGTGGCCACGGTCAGTGTCGTTGGTGATAATCTTCGCCTCTCCCGCGGCGTCGCCGGCAGGATATTCAATGCACTGAAAGATGTCAATCTCAGGATGATCTCCCAGGGCGCATCAGAGATCAATGTCGGGTTTGTTGTTCAGGAGTCCGAGGTGGTTACGGCGGTCAGAAACCTCCACCGGGAGTTTTTCTCCGGCCCTGAGGATGCCGGTATTTTTGAAACACCGGCAGGAACTCCGTAA
- the purM gene encoding phosphoribosylformylglycinamidine cyclo-ligase codes for MDYKKAGVDISAGEEFVRLIKPQVRQTFTPGVITDIGAFGGFFQPDFSLYKKPVLVSSIDGVGTKLKIAIELGIYDTVGSCLVNHCVNDILVCGAKPLFFLDYYACGKLTPELAAAVVTGMVKACRENGCALIGGETAEMPGVYSEEDFDLAGSIVGVVDHEKIINGTSISAGDVLLALPSTGLHTNGYSLARKVLDGRMHQTFSGLEGSAGEELLKGHRSYLRAIEPFFGSPALKGLSHITGGGLLGNTMRIVPDGLKLDVEWSAWPEPAIFDIIRKEGRVPEEDMRRTFNLGAGLVMIVEKNAVDDVRAVLQSQGENSYIIGQVSRT; via the coding sequence ATGGATTATAAAAAAGCCGGAGTCGATATCAGTGCGGGTGAAGAGTTCGTCCGTTTGATCAAACCCCAGGTACGCCAGACATTTACTCCCGGGGTCATTACCGATATCGGCGCGTTCGGAGGTTTTTTTCAGCCCGATTTCTCCCTCTATAAAAAACCGGTGCTGGTCAGCAGCATTGACGGGGTCGGTACAAAACTGAAAATTGCCATTGAGCTCGGCATCTATGACACGGTCGGCTCATGCCTTGTCAATCACTGTGTCAATGATATTCTGGTCTGTGGAGCAAAACCGCTCTTTTTTCTCGACTACTATGCCTGCGGAAAGCTGACGCCTGAACTTGCCGCCGCCGTCGTTACCGGTATGGTCAAGGCCTGCCGGGAGAATGGATGCGCACTTATCGGCGGCGAAACCGCCGAGATGCCGGGAGTCTACAGTGAGGAGGATTTTGATCTTGCAGGCTCTATTGTCGGAGTTGTTGATCATGAAAAAATCATCAACGGCACGTCAATCAGTGCCGGTGACGTGCTTCTCGCCCTTCCATCCACCGGTCTGCACACCAACGGCTATTCACTTGCCCGCAAAGTGCTTGACGGAAGGATGCACCAGACATTTTCAGGTCTTGAAGGTTCTGCGGGGGAGGAGCTGCTGAAAGGTCACCGCTCCTATCTCCGGGCGATTGAGCCGTTTTTCGGCTCACCCGCACTCAAGGGGCTGTCACATATCACCGGTGGAGGTCTTCTGGGTAATACCATGCGTATTGTGCCTGACGGCCTGAAACTTGATGTGGAATGGAGCGCATGGCCGGAACCGGCGATTTTTGATATTATCCGTAAAGAGGGGCGTGTTCCCGAGGAGGATATGCGCAGAACCTTCAATCTTGGAGCCGGACTGGTCATGATTGTTGAAAAAAATGCGGTTGATGATGTGCGTGCCGTCTTGCAATCTCAGGGGGAAAATTCGTACATTATAGGGCAGGTCTCCAGAACCTGA
- the plsY gene encoding glycerol-3-phosphate 1-O-acyltransferase PlsY, whose protein sequence is MVTLLAILAVSYLIGSIPTSIMAGKMLKGIDVRDFGSGNAGGTNAFRVLGWKAGLTVTLIDIVKGVIAAVSVVAFFREHPIGNFPDMNEVALRLLAGMCAVIGHVFTVFAGFKGGKGVSTAAGMLIGIAPVSMLIVVAIFLLTVYVSRYVSVASILAALAFPLIIAIRKYIFELGGGLDYYIRLFGSPLSFHDSLDYHLMIFGLIVALAILYTHRANIRRLLSGTENRLTFGRRA, encoded by the coding sequence ATGGTGACTTTACTTGCCATTTTAGCGGTGAGCTATCTCATCGGTTCCATCCCTACCAGCATTATGGCGGGAAAGATGCTCAAGGGTATCGATGTCAGGGACTTCGGCAGCGGAAATGCCGGGGGTACCAATGCATTTCGTGTACTCGGCTGGAAGGCCGGTCTGACGGTTACGCTTATTGATATTGTCAAGGGCGTTATTGCCGCGGTTTCTGTTGTTGCTTTTTTCCGGGAGCACCCGATCGGTAATTTTCCCGATATGAATGAGGTTGCTCTCAGGCTTCTGGCCGGGATGTGCGCGGTTATCGGCCATGTCTTTACGGTTTTTGCCGGTTTCAAGGGTGGCAAGGGTGTCAGCACTGCCGCAGGGATGCTGATCGGCATTGCACCGGTAAGCATGCTGATCGTTGTCGCTATTTTTCTGCTGACCGTCTACGTGTCAAGGTATGTCTCGGTAGCCTCCATTCTTGCTGCACTTGCCTTTCCGCTTATCATTGCCATCCGCAAGTATATTTTTGAGCTTGGCGGCGGCCTTGACTACTATATCAGGCTTTTCGGGTCCCCACTCTCCTTCCATGACAGCCTCGACTATCACCTTATGATTTTCGGGCTTATTGTCGCGCTTGCCATTCTTTACACGCACAGGGCAAATATCAGAAGGCTGCTTTCCGGTACGGAGAACCGTCTGACATTCGGCAGGCGTGCATAA
- a CDS encoding NAD(P)H-dependent glycerol-3-phosphate dehydrogenase produces the protein MNIAVLGAGSWGTTLAVLLASKGYPVRLWAHRPEFSAKLRAERENQRYLKGVAFPDSLDVADLLPELISWSEVIVTAVPSQALRETVTGFCTTSLDGKILVNVAKGIEVGTGKRMSEVLLEVLPSLKPAQVAALYGPSHAEEVAKEQPTTVVASSPSLRTAEIVQELFRTNMFRVYVNNDIIGVETAGSVKNIIAIAAGISDGIGYGDNAKAAIITRGLAEISRLCIRLGGDPVTLSGLSGIGDLVVTCLSRHSRNRYVGEEIGRGRTLDDIISQMNMVAEGVLSSKAVYDLSSRLGVEMPITQAVYEMLFERKPARQAIFELMTRDPKSERD, from the coding sequence ATGAATATTGCTGTACTTGGTGCCGGAAGCTGGGGCACCACACTTGCCGTACTTCTTGCTTCGAAAGGTTATCCTGTCCGTCTCTGGGCGCACCGGCCGGAATTCTCGGCAAAGCTCAGGGCGGAGCGTGAAAATCAACGCTATCTGAAGGGCGTGGCTTTTCCGGACTCACTTGACGTTGCCGATCTCCTTCCCGAACTGATCTCCTGGTCCGAGGTGATCGTTACGGCCGTGCCATCCCAGGCTTTGCGGGAGACGGTTACCGGTTTTTGTACTACGTCACTCGACGGTAAAATTCTGGTCAATGTTGCCAAGGGTATCGAGGTTGGAACGGGTAAAAGGATGTCGGAAGTACTGCTTGAAGTGCTCCCCTCTCTCAAGCCCGCACAGGTTGCAGCGCTCTATGGACCGAGCCATGCCGAAGAGGTAGCAAAAGAGCAGCCCACGACCGTGGTTGCCTCCTCACCGTCGCTCCGGACGGCTGAGATTGTGCAGGAGCTCTTTCGTACCAACATGTTCCGCGTCTATGTCAATAACGATATCATCGGGGTTGAAACCGCCGGTTCGGTCAAGAACATCATTGCGATTGCTGCCGGTATCTCCGATGGCATAGGGTATGGAGATAACGCAAAGGCGGCCATTATCACGAGAGGTCTTGCTGAAATCTCAAGGCTCTGCATACGGCTTGGAGGGGATCCTGTCACCCTCTCCGGACTTTCGGGAATCGGCGATCTCGTTGTTACCTGCCTCTCACGCCACAGCAGAAACCGTTATGTCGGCGAAGAGATAGGCCGGGGCCGCACACTTGATGATATCATCAGCCAGATGAATATGGTAGCAGAGGGTGTGCTCAGTTCAAAAGCGGTTTATGATCTCAGCAGCAGACTCGGAGTTGAAATGCCTATTACCCAGGCGGTCTATGAGATGCTCTTTGAACGCAAGCCTGCCCGGCAGGCGATTTTTGAGCTCATGACCCGTGATCCAAAATCTGAACGGGATTAA
- a CDS encoding SixA phosphatase family protein produces the protein MKTICLVRHAKSNWADAQTGDFDRSLNSRGEHTASLMAAMLKAMGVAADLVISSPANRAITTAELFCEILDYPKEKIVRRMEIYEGRADQILAIIQEMAESVKTAVIFGHNPTITEFANLLSAAHMESMETCGMVRIDLEIAMWKDAAYGKGKKVWYEYPKRKTD, from the coding sequence ATGAAAACCATCTGCCTTGTCCGTCATGCAAAATCAAACTGGGCGGATGCTCAGACAGGCGATTTTGACCGGTCTCTGAACAGTCGGGGAGAGCACACCGCTTCACTCATGGCCGCAATGCTGAAGGCAATGGGAGTAGCCGCCGATCTTGTCATCTCCAGTCCGGCAAACAGGGCTATCACTACGGCAGAGCTCTTCTGTGAAATCCTTGATTACCCGAAGGAGAAGATCGTCAGGCGAATGGAGATCTACGAGGGAAGGGCCGACCAGATTCTTGCCATCATACAGGAGATGGCCGAAAGTGTCAAAACAGCCGTGATCTTCGGGCACAATCCGACCATTACGGAGTTTGCAAACCTGCTTTCAGCTGCTCACATGGAGAGTATGGAGACCTGCGGCATGGTAAGGATTGATCTGGAGATCGCGATGTGGAAGGATGCGGCTTACGGCAAGGGGAAAAAGGTTTGGTATGAGTACCCGAAGCGTAAAACCGATTAA
- a CDS encoding glycoside hydrolase family 3 N-terminal domain-containing protein translates to MKKTFLTVAALFLLWTCSLPAFASERTDSLTIKIGQMVMIGFRGLSVAESPAIAEDILERRIGGVVLFDYDVPLHSPSRNISSPEQLSLLTLELQKLSAIPLLIGIDQEGGKVNRLKPKFGFPPSVSAEHLGGLNNPDSTTAAAALTARTLQAMHIGLNFAPVADLNVNPDNPVIGKLGRSFSGDPEIAVPNILLTVKTFNREGIIATLKHFPGHGSSTTDTHKDFTDITNSWSAKELEPYRALIASGYRDAIMTAHVFNAKLDPIYPATLSKSTITGLLRKRLGFRGVVISDDMQMKAIADRYGLEEAIRLAIDAGVDLLLFGNNTSWDPAIATKATEIIRSLVEKKLVTPRRIDLSYRRVMELKKQYLKPRT, encoded by the coding sequence ATGAAAAAAACCTTTCTGACGGTTGCAGCGCTCTTCCTGCTCTGGACCTGCTCCCTTCCGGCGTTCGCTTCCGAGAGAACGGACAGCCTTACCATAAAAATCGGCCAGATGGTGATGATCGGCTTCAGGGGGCTCTCGGTGGCAGAATCTCCCGCCATTGCTGAAGATATCCTTGAACGCCGGATTGGCGGCGTTGTGCTCTTTGACTATGACGTTCCACTGCACTCACCATCCAGAAACATCAGCAGCCCTGAACAGCTCTCGCTCCTGACGCTTGAACTGCAAAAACTCTCGGCCATCCCCCTCCTGATCGGTATTGACCAGGAGGGAGGAAAGGTCAACCGCCTCAAGCCGAAGTTCGGCTTTCCCCCGAGCGTTTCGGCAGAGCATCTCGGAGGGCTCAACAATCCCGACAGCACAACCGCCGCTGCCGCCCTGACGGCCCGGACATTGCAGGCAATGCATATCGGACTGAATTTTGCCCCGGTAGCTGATCTGAATGTCAATCCGGACAATCCGGTTATCGGAAAGCTCGGGCGAAGCTTTTCGGGTGATCCTGAGATTGCTGTCCCGAATATCCTGCTGACGGTCAAAACCTTTAACCGCGAGGGTATCATTGCCACCCTGAAGCATTTTCCGGGGCACGGCAGTTCAACCACCGATACGCACAAGGATTTTACCGATATAACAAACAGCTGGTCCGCAAAAGAGCTTGAACCCTACCGTGCCCTGATTGCGTCAGGTTACCGCGATGCGATCATGACCGCACATGTCTTCAACGCAAAACTTGATCCGATCTATCCGGCAACGCTTTCAAAATCAACCATCACCGGTCTTCTCCGCAAAAGGCTCGGATTCAGGGGTGTGGTTATCAGCGATGATATGCAGATGAAGGCCATCGCTGACCGTTACGGGCTTGAAGAGGCCATCCGGCTGGCCATTGATGCCGGTGTGGATCTGCTGCTCTTCGGCAACAACACCTCATGGGACCCTGCAATTGCCACGAAGGCAACGGAAATTATCCGCTCCCTTGTAGAGAAAAAACTGGTAACACCCCGTCGCATCGACCTGTCGTACCGGAGAGTCATGGAGCTTAAAAAACAGTACCTCAAACCCCGCACATGA
- a CDS encoding AAA family ATPase, producing MGIADTKQRLEEIEKQLANLIEEQTVIKARWDSEKELIQSSRTLKSQIEELRVQAEEFERQGDYGKVAEIRYGKIAQIERDLEENRLKIEEKKAGGDLIMKEEIDAEDIADIVSKWTGIPVSKMLQGERQKLLLIEQELHKRVIGQEDAVTAVSEAVKRSRAGMGDEKRPIGSFIFLGPTGVGKTELARALADYLFDDEDSMIRIDMSEYMESHTVSRLVGAPPGYVGYEEGGQLTEAVRRKPFSVVLLDEIEKAHPDVFNILLQILDDGRLTDSKGHTVNFKNTIIIMTSNIGAQMIQVEMGKLDGVNRDTVLSGLQEKLFQLLKQQVKPEFLNRIDEIILFTPLTREELKKIVLIQFDRIKETAMRQRIKLTITDGALEWIANAGFDPAFGARPLKRVMQRKITNKVSELILSGAVEEGDVVAVDLSGGELTITKSKAE from the coding sequence ATGGGCATCGCTGATACGAAACAACGGCTGGAGGAGATAGAAAAACAGCTTGCAAATCTCATTGAGGAGCAGACCGTCATCAAGGCCCGGTGGGATAGTGAAAAAGAGCTGATACAGTCCTCCCGCACCCTTAAATCGCAGATAGAAGAGCTCCGGGTTCAGGCCGAGGAGTTTGAGCGTCAGGGCGATTATGGCAAGGTTGCAGAGATACGCTATGGAAAAATCGCTCAAATTGAGCGCGACCTTGAAGAGAACCGCCTGAAGATTGAAGAGAAGAAGGCCGGAGGCGACCTGATCATGAAAGAGGAGATTGATGCCGAGGATATCGCCGATATTGTCTCCAAATGGACAGGGATACCGGTCAGCAAGATGCTGCAGGGCGAGCGCCAGAAGCTGCTCCTGATTGAACAGGAGCTGCATAAACGGGTGATCGGGCAGGAGGATGCCGTCACGGCTGTCAGTGAGGCGGTAAAACGCTCCAGGGCGGGGATGGGGGACGAGAAGCGCCCTATCGGCTCCTTTATCTTTCTCGGGCCGACCGGTGTCGGCAAAACCGAGCTTGCCCGTGCCCTTGCCGACTATCTCTTTGATGATGAGGACTCCATGATACGCATCGACATGAGCGAATATATGGAATCCCACACCGTAAGCCGGCTGGTCGGAGCGCCTCCAGGCTACGTGGGTTATGAGGAGGGGGGGCAGCTTACCGAAGCGGTACGGCGCAAACCCTTTTCCGTTGTACTGCTCGATGAGATCGAAAAAGCGCACCCGGACGTCTTCAACATCCTCCTGCAGATACTTGACGATGGCCGCCTGACCGACAGCAAGGGACATACGGTGAACTTCAAGAACACCATCATCATCATGACCAGCAATATCGGCGCACAGATGATTCAGGTCGAGATGGGAAAACTTGATGGAGTGAACCGTGACACTGTGCTTTCGGGCCTCCAGGAAAAGCTCTTCCAGCTGCTGAAACAGCAGGTGAAACCGGAGTTTCTCAACCGTATTGACGAGATCATTCTCTTTACGCCGCTCACACGTGAAGAGCTGAAAAAAATTGTTCTCATACAGTTTGACCGTATCAAAGAGACCGCAATGCGCCAGCGCATAAAACTCACGATTACCGATGGAGCTCTTGAATGGATTGCCAATGCGGGGTTTGACCCGGCATTTGGTGCCCGGCCTCTCAAACGGGTAATGCAGCGCAAGATCACCAACAAGGTATCAGAGCTGATCCTTTCGGGAGCGGTAGAGGAGGGGGATGTAGTTGCCGTTGACCTCTCCGGCGGAGAGCTGACTATCACGAAGTCAAAAGCCGAATAA
- the kdsA gene encoding 3-deoxy-8-phosphooctulonate synthase, with the protein MQKFSIGSLSIPDSSAPLIIAGPCLIENRAMAVKTAEELQRISREEGVGFIFKGSYRKANRTSGSSFSGIGDVEALEILDEIRTTYRMPVVTDVHETRDVALASRYVDVLQIPAFLCRQTELLVAAGESGLAVNIKKGQFMAPEDMALAAAKVTGTGNQRVMLTERGSSFGYHNLVVDFRGLAKMAESGYPVIYDATHSLQLPGAGNGVSGGERQYMMPLARAAVAAGVNGLFFEVHPDPLHALSDAATQVALDEFGTIVKQLLHLYRCVQSLHSL; encoded by the coding sequence GTGCAAAAGTTCTCGATCGGTTCACTCTCCATTCCTGATTCCTCAGCTCCGCTCATTATTGCCGGACCATGCCTGATCGAAAACAGGGCAATGGCGGTAAAAACAGCCGAAGAGCTTCAGCGTATCAGCAGAGAGGAAGGGGTAGGTTTTATTTTCAAGGGCTCCTACCGCAAGGCAAACCGCACTTCCGGCTCCTCTTTCTCCGGTATCGGTGATGTTGAGGCGCTTGAAATACTTGACGAAATCCGCACTACCTACCGGATGCCGGTAGTGACCGATGTGCATGAAACCAGGGATGTTGCGCTTGCCTCCCGCTATGTTGATGTACTGCAGATACCCGCCTTTCTCTGCCGCCAGACCGAACTTCTTGTTGCTGCCGGAGAGAGCGGGCTTGCCGTCAACATCAAGAAGGGGCAGTTTATGGCCCCGGAAGATATGGCGCTTGCCGCAGCCAAGGTGACCGGGACGGGTAACCAGAGGGTCATGCTGACCGAACGGGGTTCAAGTTTTGGATATCACAATCTTGTTGTTGATTTCCGTGGTCTGGCCAAAATGGCTGAATCAGGATACCCGGTCATCTATGACGCAACGCACAGCCTTCAGCTTCCAGGCGCGGGCAATGGTGTTTCGGGCGGAGAGCGCCAGTATATGATGCCTCTTGCACGGGCGGCGGTCGCAGCGGGAGTGAACGGTCTTTTCTTCGAGGTTCATCCCGATCCATTGCATGCACTGTCGGATGCAGCCACACAGGTTGCTCTTGATGAATTCGGAACTATTGTCAAACAACTGCTCCATCTTTACCGGTGTGTGCAGTCGCTTCATTCACTCTAA
- a CDS encoding KdsC family phosphatase, with amino-acid sequence MQPSQADPSTRIEQALKIVRAVVFPVDGVLNGGRITFDSRGGELCSISVRDAVAIREGLKQGLMIAVISGRDAEAYRPLLENLGVIDLSLNSGDLLKAYESFRDAHGLTDEECAYIGDDIGDIAVLAKAGLPVTPIDGADYLRNRVGYIAGYEGGKGCLREIIELILAQQGKWIYTEQPQEESETES; translated from the coding sequence ATGCAGCCTTCACAGGCCGATCCATCAACACGCATAGAGCAGGCACTCAAAATTGTCCGGGCAGTTGTTTTTCCGGTTGACGGTGTCCTCAACGGCGGAAGGATCACCTTTGACAGCCGGGGAGGTGAGCTCTGCTCGATTTCGGTAAGAGATGCCGTTGCTATCAGGGAGGGATTGAAACAGGGGTTGATGATTGCCGTTATCTCCGGGCGGGATGCCGAAGCCTATCGGCCTCTGCTCGAAAATCTCGGTGTAATCGATCTCTCGCTCAATTCCGGGGATCTTCTGAAGGCCTACGAGAGTTTCCGTGATGCTCACGGGCTCACTGACGAGGAGTGTGCATACATCGGTGACGATATCGGCGATATTGCCGTACTTGCAAAAGCCGGTCTGCCGGTTACCCCGATTGACGGGGCTGATTATCTCAGAAACCGTGTCGGCTACATTGCCGGTTATGAAGGCGGCAAAGGGTGTTTGCGGGAGATTATCGAACTCATTCTCGCCCAGCAGGGAAAGTGGATATACACCGAGCAGCCTCAGGAGGAGAGTGAAACGGAGAGCTGA